A genomic stretch from Sphingobacterium sp. ML3W includes:
- a CDS encoding SusC/RagA family TonB-linked outer membrane protein: MRINLITLLLGLGLSQVDANTYAQQISLKKQKSSLESILKNLEKQSGYSFFYKKNEINQIIDLTAEIKDTPFKQALNVILNKANLSYDFFDKTVVVKKNTERQRQITRITLAPERVVLTTQQQYVKGRVIDDEGRPVSGASIRLKEDARKGVMSLPDGSFALPISSLNEILVITSLGYERQEIKASLNPDKMVIRLKKQENALEEAVVSTGIFKKEDKSFTGASRTITTKELRQYGARNLVTSLRNIDPSFNIIENNLFGNDPNRLPEIQMRGNSSIPNVNEIQSESASQLNTPLIVLDGFQTSLQALIDINENDVASVTLLKDAAATALYGSRGANGVIVITTKLPRPGKLRLSFGSELKVENADLSAYHLLNARNKLELERITGLYDSPNASTDIPNKRYYNFLLDEVNSGVETDWMAIPLRTSYALRSNLRLEGGDNQFRYSAGIQNNNTAGVMKGSSRNTLNGSITLSYTYKNLIFRNYLNINNIKNQQSPYGSFSDYFDLNPYWRPYDKDGNVNKVLGDPGTTDYSNIWTTLPTNPLYNATLKTFDKGEQTDITNQTAVEWSIQEGLRLIGKFSFTKSDKQSDTFKPAEHTDFTNYTGVDVFRKGAYWIGLNRGMKYEGALNLSYSKKIKEKHQIFVGTEANIFQDNTSQLTNAAEGFPNSDLDFPSMALQYMKDGKPSGNEYYYRTVGFVGNANYNFDNRYFIDGTFRMDGSSQFGANKRFAPFWSAGLGWNLHEEKFFKKNDIVNRLKLRGSVGTSGSTKFNTYQALTTYGYYTSDRYYNWLGAYVLGLGNPDLKWQQVLKYNIGTDIDLFDRYLTLQANYYIENTNDLVSSVNTPASSGVGYYTANIGKLRNKGFELYATVYLMKKPTGLTWSVSGSVLHNKNKVLETSQALKDAQKTLQGDLYNANKMYIEGYSSNAIWVVPSLGIDPSTGKELYLAADGTPTYTWASKDVTAVGNTDPKVWGNFNTMLRYKGFTFTASFGYRFGGQAYNRTLAERVETSSYKYNVDERVYTGRWQNPGDYAPFKGLLNTNPTYKTSRFVQDENTIYARSFNFQYDFRYMNWVKKIGFENVNIGLDVSDPFIISSIRQERGTNYPFSRQVTFSLNATF; this comes from the coding sequence TAAAAAAAATACAGAAAGGCAACGACAAATAACGAGAATAACATTAGCTCCAGAACGAGTCGTCCTGACCACGCAACAACAATATGTAAAAGGAAGAGTAATTGATGACGAAGGGAGACCGGTCTCGGGAGCATCAATTCGCCTTAAAGAAGATGCACGAAAAGGCGTTATGAGTCTGCCTGACGGAAGCTTTGCATTGCCCATATCTTCACTTAACGAAATTCTGGTTATAACTTCCTTGGGCTACGAAAGACAGGAAATTAAAGCGAGCTTAAATCCCGATAAGATGGTTATTCGCTTAAAGAAGCAAGAAAATGCGCTTGAGGAAGCTGTTGTTTCTACAGGTATTTTTAAGAAGGAAGACAAAAGTTTCACAGGAGCATCACGTACGATTACGACAAAAGAATTGCGACAATATGGTGCCAGAAACCTTGTGACCTCTTTACGTAATATCGATCCATCGTTTAATATAATCGAGAATAATCTTTTCGGTAACGATCCTAATCGACTTCCAGAAATTCAGATGCGGGGAAATTCCAGTATCCCAAATGTGAATGAAATTCAAAGCGAATCTGCAAGTCAGCTTAACACACCACTGATTGTTCTAGATGGTTTCCAGACATCACTTCAGGCACTTATCGATATTAATGAAAACGATGTCGCTTCTGTTACCCTCTTGAAAGACGCTGCAGCGACTGCACTTTACGGTTCCCGAGGTGCTAATGGGGTCATCGTCATTACAACAAAACTTCCGAGACCGGGTAAATTACGTTTAAGTTTTGGATCAGAGCTAAAGGTTGAAAATGCTGACTTATCGGCTTACCACCTCCTTAATGCAAGAAACAAGCTCGAGTTGGAACGTATTACCGGACTTTATGACTCTCCAAATGCAAGTACCGACATTCCGAATAAACGTTATTATAATTTTCTGCTAGATGAAGTTAATAGCGGCGTAGAAACGGACTGGATGGCTATTCCACTGCGCACATCCTACGCATTAAGAAGTAATTTAAGATTGGAAGGCGGTGATAACCAGTTCCGTTATTCAGCCGGTATTCAAAATAACAATACAGCCGGTGTAATGAAAGGTTCTTCCAGAAATACACTGAATGGATCTATCACCCTATCTTATACCTACAAAAATTTGATATTTAGAAATTATTTAAACATTAATAATATTAAGAATCAGCAGTCACCATATGGATCATTCAGCGATTATTTCGACCTCAATCCGTATTGGCGTCCTTATGATAAAGATGGAAATGTAAATAAAGTATTGGGCGATCCGGGTACAACCGATTATTCAAATATATGGACTACCCTCCCAACGAACCCATTATATAATGCTACTCTAAAAACATTTGACAAAGGAGAACAAACAGATATAACCAATCAGACTGCTGTCGAATGGTCGATTCAAGAAGGATTAAGATTAATTGGTAAATTCAGCTTTACGAAATCGGATAAACAGTCCGATACGTTTAAACCGGCAGAACATACTGACTTTACCAATTATACTGGAGTCGATGTCTTTAGAAAAGGAGCTTATTGGATTGGTCTCAATCGTGGAATGAAATACGAGGGAGCTTTAAATCTATCCTACAGCAAAAAAATAAAAGAAAAACATCAGATTTTTGTCGGAACAGAGGCAAATATTTTTCAGGATAACACATCGCAACTAACAAACGCCGCAGAAGGTTTTCCAAACAGTGATCTTGATTTTCCATCGATGGCACTGCAATATATGAAAGATGGAAAACCTTCAGGAAACGAATACTACTATCGTACAGTGGGTTTCGTTGGAAATGCCAATTATAACTTTGATAACCGTTATTTTATTGACGGTACATTCCGTATGGATGGCTCATCACAATTTGGCGCCAACAAGCGTTTTGCGCCTTTTTGGTCAGCAGGTCTCGGCTGGAATTTGCACGAAGAAAAGTTCTTTAAAAAGAATGATATTGTCAATCGACTTAAATTACGTGGTTCAGTAGGGACATCCGGGTCTACAAAATTCAATACTTACCAGGCGTTGACAACTTATGGCTACTACACTTCCGATAGATATTATAATTGGCTGGGAGCTTATGTCTTGGGTCTCGGCAATCCGGATCTAAAATGGCAGCAGGTGCTTAAATACAATATCGGAACCGATATCGACCTTTTCGACCGTTATTTAACGTTACAGGCCAACTATTATATTGAAAACACCAATGACCTCGTTTCGTCCGTTAATACCCCCGCATCAAGTGGTGTAGGCTATTATACAGCCAACATCGGAAAATTACGAAATAAAGGATTCGAGTTATATGCGACAGTTTATCTGATGAAAAAACCAACCGGTCTAACCTGGTCAGTTTCGGGCTCAGTATTACATAACAAAAATAAGGTACTTGAAACTTCACAAGCATTAAAAGACGCGCAGAAAACACTTCAGGGGGATCTCTATAATGCCAATAAAATGTACATCGAGGGATATTCTAGCAACGCGATTTGGGTAGTCCCATCCCTGGGAATAGACCCGAGCACAGGGAAAGAGCTTTATCTCGCTGCTGACGGAACACCAACTTACACTTGGGCATCAAAAGATGTTACTGCTGTCGGAAACACGGACCCTAAAGTTTGGGGTAATTTCAATACGATGTTACGCTACAAAGGATTCACCTTTACCGCTTCATTCGGTTACCGTTTTGGAGGCCAGGCGTATAATAGAACACTTGCTGAACGAGTAGAAACCAGTAGTTACAAATATAATGTTGACGAACGTGTATACACCGGCAGATGGCAGAACCCCGGCGATTACGCTCCCTTCAAAGGACTCTTAAATACAAACCCAACCTATAAAACGTCCCGGTTTGTCCAGGATGAGAACACCATTTATGCGAGAAGTTTCAACTTCCAATATGATTTTCGCTACATGAACTGGGTTAAAAAAATAGGCTTTGAAAATGTCAATATAGGACTGGATGTTTCTGATCCATTTATTATTTCCAGTATTCGTCAGGAACGGGGTACAAATTATCCATTCTCAAGACAGGTTACTTTTAGTCTCAACGCAACATTTTAA
- a CDS encoding RagB/SusD family nutrient uptake outer membrane protein — protein MKKHIILASLLGILFLSSCNKFLDVLPRTQIPADKLFDSEQGFKDALAGVYISAKSSASYGKALTFGTLESLVSSWDVTTNTVEQQLGLFNYTDNRVIDQFNAIFSKQYATIASINSILQNLEANKSVFKTEGVYQVIKAECLGLRAYIHFDLMRLYGPIPSDPSTGNQLAYVTEFNREIHQHISYEEFKSKIFTDLKQAEELIKEFDPMLTYSMNDVRNPNGFGSNYKPLDDFLSYRNMRMNYYAMKALESRANLWYGDKDGAYKAAKEVIDAKDANEDAKFKLATGKEFTATNYILTSEQIFGLYAFDLAKTYTDNFGNATYRKGTSATTITNQLYGNTGTDFRESSLWNIVTLASGSKYNVLRKFWVTADNVTVLTDYKQLPMIRTSELYLILAETAPFTEALDYLKTFRANRNISNLTIPGDAPTLQNEIIKEYRKEFYGEGQAFYIYKRLNVPKAQVLFAPSTAVVNYLLPMPTVESIN, from the coding sequence ATGAAAAAACACATCATATTAGCGAGTTTATTGGGCATCTTATTTTTAAGCTCTTGCAATAAATTTTTGGATGTCTTACCACGGACCCAAATTCCTGCGGATAAGTTATTCGATTCCGAACAAGGGTTTAAAGATGCTTTGGCGGGCGTTTATATTTCGGCAAAAAGTAGCGCAAGCTATGGAAAAGCTTTAACTTTTGGAACATTAGAAAGCCTAGTCTCCAGTTGGGACGTGACCACAAATACTGTGGAACAGCAGCTGGGACTGTTCAACTATACTGACAATCGCGTAATTGATCAATTCAATGCCATATTTAGTAAGCAGTATGCAACAATCGCTTCAATTAACTCTATTCTGCAGAATTTAGAAGCCAACAAATCTGTTTTCAAGACCGAGGGGGTATATCAAGTGATCAAAGCAGAATGCCTGGGTTTACGTGCTTATATACACTTTGATCTTATGCGGCTATATGGCCCGATCCCAAGTGATCCATCCACTGGAAATCAACTTGCTTATGTAACAGAATTCAACAGAGAGATCCATCAGCATATTTCTTATGAAGAATTTAAAAGCAAAATTTTTACAGATCTGAAACAGGCTGAAGAACTCATCAAAGAATTCGACCCCATGCTTACCTATTCGATGAATGACGTAAGAAATCCGAATGGTTTTGGAAGCAATTACAAACCATTGGATGACTTCCTATCTTATCGCAATATGCGCATGAACTACTACGCAATGAAAGCTTTAGAATCCCGTGCAAATTTGTGGTATGGGGACAAAGACGGTGCTTACAAAGCCGCCAAAGAAGTGATTGATGCAAAAGATGCGAATGAAGACGCTAAATTCAAATTAGCAACAGGGAAAGAGTTTACAGCAACCAATTACATCCTAACTTCCGAACAGATCTTCGGACTTTATGCTTTTGATTTAGCAAAAACCTATACGGATAATTTTGGTAATGCAACCTATCGTAAAGGTACATCTGCGACAACCATCACAAATCAACTCTACGGAAATACTGGAACTGATTTTAGAGAATCTTCCCTTTGGAATATTGTTACATTGGCCAGTGGTTCTAAATATAATGTCTTAAGAAAATTCTGGGTCACAGCCGACAACGTAACCGTTTTGACGGATTACAAACAACTTCCTATGATACGAACCAGTGAACTTTATCTCATTTTAGCAGAAACCGCTCCATTCACTGAAGCCTTAGACTATTTGAAAACCTTTAGAGCAAATCGGAACATATCAAATCTCACTATACCAGGGGACGCTCCAACATTACAAAACGAGATTATCAAGGAATACCGTAAAGAATTCTATGGTGAGGGACAGGCCTTTTATATATACAAAAGACTCAATGTCCCAAAAGCGCAAGTCCTTTTTGCGCCATCAACAGCAGTTGTAAACTACCTTTTGCCCATGCCAACCGTTGAATCCATTAATTAA
- a CDS encoding DUF4843 domain-containing protein, producing the protein MKPYFLSIIAGIVCISFNSCKKDQYYIFDDIPRLQFGPPLSTLKLNEYTDSLKSETFFYEAQDIHQDTVYFDIYTVGETSKKDRKYQLQQIQLNGLENAIPGKHFVAFDDPAVANLYVIKSDSVHARVPIVILRDGELKNKTVNLGISIVENENFAIGEPTKSWRKLQFTDRLSQPNAWTTSYSTYYFGAYSVRKHEFMIEVTGKKWDQEFIANLASDQTSYYKSVLGMAVIDYNKRHPSAPLRAENGDLITFPN; encoded by the coding sequence ATGAAACCATATTTTTTATCAATTATAGCTGGTATTGTATGCATCTCGTTCAATAGCTGCAAAAAAGACCAATATTATATATTTGACGATATCCCAAGATTACAATTTGGGCCACCACTCTCGACTCTTAAACTCAATGAATATACGGATTCGTTAAAATCTGAAACATTCTTTTACGAAGCACAGGATATCCATCAAGATACGGTGTATTTTGATATCTATACTGTGGGAGAGACATCTAAAAAAGACCGGAAATATCAGCTTCAACAAATTCAACTCAATGGGTTGGAAAATGCCATCCCAGGAAAACATTTCGTTGCGTTTGATGATCCAGCTGTTGCCAACCTCTATGTTATCAAATCCGACTCTGTACATGCAAGAGTACCTATAGTCATTTTAAGGGATGGAGAATTAAAAAATAAAACGGTCAATCTTGGTATTTCAATCGTTGAGAATGAAAACTTTGCTATTGGTGAGCCCACTAAATCTTGGCGAAAACTACAATTTACCGACCGTCTCAGCCAACCTAACGCCTGGACAACCTCTTACTCCACGTATTATTTTGGAGCATACAGTGTCAGAAAACATGAATTCATGATTGAGGTAACCGGAAAAAAATGGGATCAGGAATTTATAGCAAATCTCGCATCTGATCAAACAAGTTATTATAAATCCGTCCTTGGAATGGCGGTGATAGATTACAATAAGCGACATCCAAGTGCACCTCTACGTGCCGAAAATGGTGATCTCATTACTTTCCCTAATTAA
- a CDS encoding PKD-like family lipoprotein has protein sequence MKKINIYLLLLGCLSILACSKDKSNYDYSEAEHIDIEGIESKYSVISLKDTLKISPTAKSNKDGELEYRWGFYETNVQGRAEPLDTIARSQNLRYFITEDAKDWVAVCIVKNKKTGYSQYKTATVTVSTQFTRGWYVLKDDGNNSDLDLYLTPQNNVVNGKIENVYSAANNQKIEGKANFISFSSSYKSNILNPATYSNTRALFLVTDKDVQAINVNNLKKIRDRQNLFLGGPQTISGTTGAFVGSSANYVINNAQLYNIYAMSANTGQFGNKAMIDGNNSAYELSKFMISGGSNDPILFDNLGGNFVTLGNGYGSTMTIFSDDKDNDFSTTKNNQKALFLGMKSNIYLPDPDYYYKTVGYAILQDKTDPSLKSLCALEKNKYVLKIKKDSIGPSSKLYDASLHTLLFEDENLLYFVNNNQVYSKNLSNGFEQLQFNAPGGEQVTFIKHLKYSESGYAFNFFVVGTKIGSNYKIRMFTKNSGNLDPNPAQILEGTGTARSLIYIAPSVYDYTYPWSY, from the coding sequence ATGAAAAAGATAAATATTTACCTATTACTCCTTGGCTGTCTATCCATTTTAGCCTGCTCAAAAGATAAAAGCAATTATGATTACAGCGAAGCTGAGCATATCGATATCGAAGGCATTGAATCAAAATACAGTGTTATATCGCTAAAAGACACGTTAAAAATATCCCCAACAGCAAAATCAAATAAGGACGGTGAATTAGAATATAGATGGGGATTTTACGAAACCAATGTTCAAGGAAGAGCTGAACCATTGGATACAATCGCCAGGAGCCAGAACCTTCGCTATTTTATAACCGAGGATGCCAAGGACTGGGTAGCTGTCTGTATCGTTAAAAACAAAAAAACAGGTTACAGCCAGTACAAAACTGCAACCGTAACGGTAAGTACACAGTTTACACGGGGCTGGTATGTCCTTAAAGATGACGGCAACAATTCAGATTTGGATCTTTACCTTACCCCACAAAATAATGTGGTAAATGGAAAAATCGAAAATGTATATAGCGCGGCAAATAATCAAAAAATAGAAGGAAAGGCAAATTTTATTAGCTTCTCTTCCAGCTACAAAAGCAATATCTTAAATCCTGCGACTTATTCAAATACCCGGGCTTTATTTCTTGTTACAGACAAAGATGTACAGGCTATTAATGTCAATAATCTAAAAAAAATAAGAGACAGGCAGAACCTATTCTTAGGCGGACCACAAACGATATCTGGAACTACGGGCGCTTTCGTAGGAAGTAGTGCCAATTATGTTATTAATAACGCACAGTTATATAATATCTACGCGATGAGCGCCAACACAGGTCAGTTTGGAAACAAGGCAATGATCGATGGAAACAATAGTGCTTACGAATTATCAAAATTTATGATCTCTGGTGGTAGTAATGATCCTATTTTATTCGACAATTTAGGTGGAAATTTCGTTACACTGGGGAATGGATATGGATCTACCATGACTATATTTTCTGATGATAAGGACAATGATTTCAGCACGACGAAGAACAATCAGAAAGCGCTGTTTTTAGGAATGAAATCAAATATCTACCTACCTGATCCCGATTACTATTATAAAACTGTCGGATACGCAATTTTGCAGGACAAAACCGACCCCAGTCTGAAATCCCTCTGTGCATTAGAAAAAAATAAGTATGTCTTAAAAATAAAAAAAGATAGCATAGGGCCTTCTTCTAAATTATATGATGCAAGCCTGCATACCTTATTATTCGAAGATGAAAACCTGCTATATTTCGTCAACAACAATCAAGTATATAGCAAAAATCTGAGCAACGGTTTTGAACAATTGCAGTTTAATGCCCCCGGAGGAGAACAGGTTACTTTTATTAAACATCTCAAATACTCAGAATCAGGATATGCTTTCAATTTCTTCGTCGTTGGAACAAAAATTGGATCGAACTATAAAATCCGAATGTTTACGAAAAACTCGGGGAATTTAGATCCAAATCCCGCACAGATACTCGAAGGAACCGGTACAGCACGTTCGCTGATCTATATTGCACCATCTGTTTATGACTACACTTACCCATGGTCTTATTAA
- a CDS encoding TlpA disulfide reductase family protein, which translates to MKKHIITAITFLSISAVFAQAPVQIKGTFDKEFIKPVKLFKVVNGDMVEIASAQPQLDKKFGFTFYPEYEGFYAIGSGTIGSQTENNIFYFKQGDQLELTVSEKNYQLTGTNNSKENQILNRWHEEVNPIEQKAFNWMKTQSTFVDFFPDLETVAAKANNFTKNNKSGNTKFDAKLHDYIQWDLAANATNFLNTPRSAHPAVEEYTDYYKSLTLTDFAKNASLVYQMPWGNRTLGGISSLGRRIANIPYEKGIAGLQKDVQLLPNDTLKGDIILTYLARQKDYTSYKEAVDKYHTYLLTASQKQRATKIMNDMAQLKTGDQGLNFSFPDNNGKTVKFADLKGKVVLIDVWATWCGPCKAEIPHLKKLETEMHGTDVQVVSISVDEEKDKAKWQKMIKDEQLGGLQLFASGWGDFAEYYKIKGIPRFMVFDRQGKVVTIDSPRPSSPELKQLLEKILATK; encoded by the coding sequence ATGAAAAAACACATCATAACAGCTATAACATTCCTCAGCATAAGTGCAGTTTTTGCGCAAGCCCCAGTCCAAATCAAAGGAACATTTGACAAGGAGTTTATCAAACCCGTCAAACTTTTCAAGGTCGTGAACGGCGATATGGTAGAGATCGCTTCGGCACAACCGCAATTGGATAAAAAGTTCGGCTTCACTTTTTATCCTGAATACGAGGGATTTTATGCCATCGGTTCAGGAACAATAGGGAGTCAAACCGAGAATAATATCTTCTACTTTAAGCAGGGCGATCAACTCGAATTGACCGTCTCTGAAAAAAACTACCAATTGACCGGCACAAATAACAGTAAGGAAAACCAGATTCTCAACCGTTGGCACGAAGAAGTCAACCCAATAGAACAGAAGGCCTTCAATTGGATGAAAACCCAAAGTACCTTTGTCGATTTTTTTCCAGACCTGGAAACTGTCGCCGCCAAAGCCAATAACTTCACAAAAAATAACAAAAGTGGAAACACAAAATTCGATGCAAAACTACACGATTATATCCAATGGGATCTTGCCGCCAATGCGACAAATTTCTTAAATACACCGCGTTCGGCACACCCAGCTGTGGAGGAGTATACGGATTACTACAAAAGTCTCACGTTGACCGATTTTGCAAAAAATGCATCTCTTGTTTATCAAATGCCCTGGGGAAATCGCACCTTGGGGGGTATCTCATCGTTAGGCCGCCGGATCGCAAATATTCCTTACGAAAAAGGAATCGCAGGTTTACAAAAAGATGTGCAGCTTCTGCCTAACGACACTTTAAAAGGGGATATTATCCTGACTTATCTGGCGCGACAAAAAGATTATACCAGCTATAAAGAAGCCGTAGATAAATATCATACGTATTTGCTAACTGCAAGCCAAAAGCAACGTGCAACAAAGATCATGAATGACATGGCCCAATTAAAGACTGGCGACCAGGGACTCAATTTTTCTTTCCCAGACAATAATGGGAAAACTGTAAAATTTGCCGATTTAAAAGGTAAAGTAGTATTAATCGACGTTTGGGCGACCTGGTGCGGGCCATGTAAAGCAGAGATACCGCATCTCAAAAAACTGGAGACAGAAATGCATGGGACGGATGTACAGGTGGTAAGTATTTCCGTGGACGAGGAAAAAGATAAAGCCAAATGGCAAAAAATGATCAAAGACGAGCAACTTGGCGGCCTTCAGCTATTCGCCTCCGGATGGGGAGATTTTGCCGAATACTATAAAATTAAAGGTATTCCCCGTTTTATGGTATTTGACCGTCAAGGGAAGGTGGTGACAATAGATTCACCGCGTCCGTCAAGCCCAGAATTAAAACAGCTCCTTGAAAAAATATTAGCGACGAAATAG
- a CDS encoding TlpA family protein disulfide reductase: MNKFWIYFLCLTLSPSLLSAQGDSVTMKGKITSPAVDPVVKLSISFIDTQGKRQGFATPVKDGLFEVKIPKQAQVVDATLRTIGKDPNTSALQQVMRHPLNIFISENDIIIDGNAEELDLAQVRGGEENNEYNSLRQSTAGYIKQKNRLYSPILEGKISTESPEGKTILEQLSQLGKKESDLQKKFIENHPESYVSLFLLYRMKFSYTSEDYKFAFNRLASNYKSTDMGKAIASTIAKETVTAKGKAAPLFTRTTAYGTPFRLEKMQGRVILLDFWGSWCGPCRASMPHLQQLYSRYKNKGFEIIGIAQERGKTLDESKNTWHKAIEELNLPWTNVLNNENKEQMDIVKEYQISGFPTKILVDENGKIILRVIASATDDIDIALKKIYGY; encoded by the coding sequence ATGAATAAATTTTGGATTTACTTCCTATGCTTAACGTTATCTCCCTCGCTTCTATCTGCGCAGGGGGACAGCGTTACAATGAAAGGGAAAATAACATCGCCGGCAGTAGACCCTGTAGTAAAGCTGAGCATATCATTTATCGACACTCAAGGTAAAAGACAAGGTTTCGCAACTCCAGTAAAGGATGGATTATTTGAAGTCAAGATCCCAAAACAAGCACAGGTGGTTGATGCTACCTTAAGGACTATTGGCAAAGATCCAAACACCAGCGCATTACAACAGGTCATGCGTCATCCGCTCAATATTTTTATTTCTGAAAATGATATCATTATAGACGGCAATGCCGAGGAACTTGATTTAGCGCAAGTCAGAGGTGGAGAAGAAAACAATGAATACAATAGCTTGCGTCAATCAACAGCTGGATATATAAAGCAAAAAAACAGATTATACAGTCCAATTCTCGAGGGAAAGATAAGTACTGAATCTCCAGAAGGTAAAACGATACTCGAACAGCTCAGCCAATTAGGCAAAAAAGAAAGTGATCTCCAAAAGAAGTTTATAGAAAACCATCCGGAATCCTATGTCAGTTTATTTTTGCTTTACAGAATGAAGTTTAGCTATACTTCCGAAGACTATAAATTTGCATTTAATCGTCTTGCTTCGAATTATAAATCAACAGACATGGGTAAAGCGATAGCGTCGACAATTGCAAAAGAAACCGTGACTGCGAAAGGGAAAGCAGCACCGCTATTTACACGGACAACTGCCTACGGAACTCCTTTTAGGTTAGAAAAGATGCAAGGCCGTGTTATTCTACTCGACTTTTGGGGGAGCTGGTGTGGCCCATGCCGTGCAAGTATGCCACACCTCCAACAGCTTTACAGTCGTTACAAAAACAAAGGCTTTGAAATTATCGGTATTGCCCAAGAACGAGGTAAAACACTTGATGAGTCAAAAAACACCTGGCACAAAGCTATAGAAGAACTCAACTTGCCTTGGACAAATGTCTTAAATAACGAGAACAAGGAGCAAATGGATATTGTAAAAGAATATCAGATCAGTGGTTTTCCAACAAAAATTCTGGTGGATGAAAATGGAAAAATCATTTTGCGCGTTATAGCATCGGCAACAGATGACATCGATATTGCACTAAAAAAGATCTACGGCTATTAA